One genomic window of Bradyrhizobium sp. B124 includes the following:
- a CDS encoding DUF2938 domain-containing protein, producing MVDAVDLLARAVLIGTGATVVMDVWGMVRKRLLGIPPLDYTLVGRWLGHLASGRLRHDRIAASPRVAGERAIGWAAHYLIGIGFAGALLAIFGLGWARQPSIAPALIVGIGSVAAPFLVMQPAMGAGIAASRTPRPWAARLQSLLTHAVFGVGLYAAGWITRLLLHP from the coding sequence ATGGTTGACGCCGTGGATCTTCTGGCGCGCGCGGTGCTGATCGGGACCGGCGCCACGGTCGTGATGGACGTCTGGGGCATGGTCCGCAAGCGGCTGCTCGGCATCCCGCCGCTGGACTATACCCTGGTCGGCCGGTGGCTCGGCCATCTCGCATCCGGCCGCCTGCGCCACGACCGCATCGCCGCGTCGCCGCGGGTCGCGGGCGAACGGGCGATCGGATGGGCGGCGCATTATCTGATCGGGATCGGCTTTGCCGGCGCCCTGCTTGCGATCTTCGGCCTTGGCTGGGCGCGGCAGCCCAGCATTGCTCCGGCTCTGATCGTCGGGATCGGCAGCGTGGCCGCGCCGTTTCTGGTGATGCAGCCCGCGATGGGCGCCGGCATTGCCGCGAGCCGCACGCCCCGTCCATGGGCGGCGAGGCTGCAGAGCCTCCTGACGCATGCGGTGTTCGGCGTTGGGCTCTACGCGGCCGGCTGGATCACGCGCCTCTTGCTGCACCCGTAG
- a CDS encoding class I SAM-dependent methyltransferase: protein MSIAPQADDEQAKLWNGAAGRAWVETRDVLEGMFKPLEELLVRAVADAAASHVLDIGCGTGATTFAVAHVLGPQGHCTGIDISEPMIAAARDRAEREGWPADFICADAQTHGFAPASFDIIISRLGVMFFADPVQAFANLRRAARPGAALRFIAWRGAAENPFMTTAERAAKPLLPDLPARRPDAPGQFGFADRNRVARILEDSGWGAIAIEPLDVALRFPASELTRYVSWLGPVGTVLQGMEEPRRTQVIETVRGAFDRYVHGNEIRFTAACWMVAARAPVEAAHG from the coding sequence ATGAGTATCGCACCGCAGGCCGACGACGAGCAGGCCAAACTCTGGAACGGCGCTGCCGGGCGCGCCTGGGTCGAGACACGCGACGTGCTGGAAGGGATGTTCAAGCCGCTCGAAGAGCTGCTCGTTCGGGCGGTGGCCGATGCCGCGGCCAGCCATGTGCTCGATATCGGCTGCGGCACGGGTGCCACGACATTCGCCGTCGCTCACGTGCTCGGCCCGCAAGGGCATTGCACCGGCATCGACATCTCCGAACCGATGATCGCGGCGGCGCGTGACCGCGCGGAGCGGGAAGGGTGGCCTGCCGACTTCATCTGCGCCGACGCGCAGACCCACGGCTTTGCACCGGCGAGCTTCGACATCATCATCTCGCGTCTCGGCGTGATGTTCTTTGCCGATCCGGTGCAGGCCTTCGCCAATCTGCGCCGCGCGGCCCGGCCGGGTGCGGCGCTTCGCTTCATCGCGTGGCGCGGTGCCGCCGAGAACCCGTTCATGACGACGGCGGAGCGGGCGGCGAAGCCGCTGCTGCCGGATCTTCCGGCGCGACGCCCCGACGCGCCGGGGCAGTTCGGCTTCGCGGACCGGAACCGGGTCGCGCGCATCCTGGAGGACAGCGGTTGGGGCGCGATCGCGATCGAGCCGCTCGATGTCGCATTGCGCTTTCCGGCATCGGAGCTGACCCGTTATGTGAGCTGGCTCGGCCCGGTCGGCACGGTGCTGCAGGGCATGGAGGAGCCGCGTCGCACGCAGGTGATCGAGACCGTGCGCGGCGCCTTCGATCGCTACGTCCACGGCAACGAAATTCGCTTCACCGCGGCCTGCTGGATGGTTGCAGCACGAGCACCGGTGGAGGCTGCGCATGGTTGA
- a CDS encoding helix-turn-helix domain-containing protein codes for MRDIDIAEVAQLSGVRASTLRFYEEKGLIASHGRRGLRRLFDPAVLDRLALIALGRASGFSLDEIAKMFAPDGRPRIDRKLLAAKADDLDRTIRRLNAMRDGLRHAAVCPAPSHMECPTFRRLLRVAAAGKIGEKKARKAPRKSRS; via the coding sequence ATGCGGGACATCGACATCGCGGAGGTGGCGCAATTGTCGGGCGTTCGCGCCTCGACCTTGCGCTTCTACGAGGAAAAAGGGCTGATCGCCTCGCATGGAAGGCGCGGGCTGCGCCGGCTGTTCGATCCGGCCGTGCTGGATCGGCTGGCGCTGATCGCGCTCGGGCGCGCCTCCGGCTTCTCGCTCGACGAGATCGCGAAGATGTTCGCGCCCGACGGGAGGCCGCGCATCGACAGGAAATTGCTCGCGGCCAAGGCCGACGACCTGGACCGCACCATCCGCCGGCTCAACGCGATGCGCGACGGCCTGCGCCACGCCGCCGTGTGTCCCGCACCGAGCCACATGGAATGTCCGACCTTCCGACGCCTGCTGCGGGTCGCAGCGGCCGGCAAGATCGGCGAGAAGAAGGCGAGGAAGGCGCCGCGCAAGTCGAGATCGTAG
- a CDS encoding MFS transporter, with protein sequence MDASSPRLHDESSLGYEGWRIVVVCFLLATFGWGLGFYGQSVYVAELQRLHGWPASLISSGTTFFYLFGAALVAFVSEAIKAFGARSCLIAGTLAMAVAAVAIGEVREPWQLYLADALLAFGWAGTSLSIITNTLGLWFDKKRGMAISLALNGASFGGIIGVPLLVAGIGTFGFSGAMIAAAVALVVVMVPVILIFVGQPPVHLHAVTSAAADAPSATQVRARALRDIRFLSVSIAFALVLFAQVGFIVHLIAYLDQVIGRERATVAMALLTAMAVVGRVSFSFVIDRLNQRLASALSFVSQAIALVIIINVHNDVAQIAACALFGFSVGNLITLPALIVQREFDPRAFGVLVSLITAINQITYAFGPGVIGLLHDLSGSYTLPFYGCIGLELIAAVTIMIGRKT encoded by the coding sequence ATGGACGCATCATCACCCAGGCTGCATGACGAATCCTCGCTCGGTTACGAGGGCTGGCGCATCGTCGTCGTCTGCTTCCTGCTTGCGACCTTCGGCTGGGGATTGGGCTTCTACGGCCAGAGCGTCTACGTCGCCGAGCTGCAACGGCTGCACGGTTGGCCGGCGTCGCTGATCTCGTCGGGCACCACCTTCTTCTATTTGTTCGGCGCCGCGCTGGTCGCCTTCGTCAGCGAGGCGATCAAGGCGTTCGGTGCGCGCAGCTGCCTGATCGCGGGCACCCTCGCGATGGCGGTCGCGGCGGTTGCGATCGGCGAGGTGCGCGAGCCGTGGCAGCTCTATCTCGCCGATGCGCTGCTGGCGTTCGGCTGGGCCGGCACCAGCCTCAGCATCATCACCAACACGCTCGGCCTGTGGTTCGACAAGAAGCGCGGCATGGCGATCAGCCTGGCGCTGAACGGCGCAAGTTTTGGCGGGATTATCGGCGTGCCGCTGCTGGTTGCCGGCATCGGCACTTTCGGCTTCTCCGGCGCGATGATCGCAGCCGCGGTGGCGCTCGTCGTGGTGATGGTGCCTGTCATCCTGATCTTCGTCGGGCAGCCGCCGGTGCATCTGCACGCGGTGACTTCAGCGGCGGCCGACGCGCCGTCGGCGACCCAGGTGCGCGCCCGGGCGCTGCGCGACATCCGTTTCCTCTCGGTCTCGATTGCCTTCGCGCTGGTGCTGTTCGCCCAGGTCGGCTTCATCGTGCATCTGATCGCCTATCTCGATCAGGTGATCGGCCGCGAGCGCGCGACGGTGGCGATGGCACTGTTGACCGCGATGGCCGTGGTCGGCCGCGTCTCGTTCTCCTTCGTGATCGACCGTCTCAACCAGCGGCTGGCGTCGGCGCTGTCCTTTGTCAGCCAGGCGATCGCGCTCGTCATCATCATCAATGTGCACAACGACGTCGCGCAGATCGCCGCCTGCGCGCTGTTCGGTTTCTCGGTCGGCAATCTGATCACGCTGCCGGCGCTGATCGTGCAGCGCGAGTTCGATCCGCGCGCATTCGGCGTGCTGGTCAGCCTGATCACCGCGATCAACCAGATCACTTACGCGTTCGGCCCCGGCGTGATCGGGCTGCTGCACGACCTTTCCGGCAGCTACACGCTGCCGTTCTACGGCTGTATCGGTCTCGAACTGATCGCGGCGGTGACGATCATGATCGGCCGAAAAACGTAG
- a CDS encoding MFS transporter: protein MIDVTAADEISDDARARSNVWRLAAAQALTGANSAVIFATGSIVGATLAPDISLATVPLSMYVLGLAAGTLPTGAISRAYGRRVAFIVGTFCGTLTGALGAWAILHSSFWLFCGATFLGGLYGAVAQSYRFAAADGASVAFRPKAVSWVMAGGVFAGVLGPQLVQWTMDIWPPYLFAFSFVMQALVALVAMAVLSGVDAPKPAAADLHGGRPLREIARQPRFIAAALCGVIAYPMMNLVMTSAPLAMKMCGLSVSDSNFGIQWHIVAMYGPSFFTGSLIARFGAPVIVALGLALEAVAAMIGLSGITAPHFWATLFVLGIGWNFAFVGASALVLETHRPQERNKVQAFNDFLVFGMMAIGSFSSGQLLAHYGWHAVNMVVFPPVLLGLAVLSLASFAKRRAKLRAVEEIPDPSI, encoded by the coding sequence ATGATCGACGTGACAGCTGCGGATGAAATCAGCGATGACGCGCGGGCGCGCAGCAATGTGTGGCGGCTTGCGGCGGCGCAGGCGCTGACCGGCGCCAATTCGGCCGTGATCTTCGCCACCGGCTCGATCGTCGGCGCGACGCTGGCGCCCGACATCTCGCTCGCGACGGTGCCGCTCTCGATGTATGTGCTCGGGCTGGCCGCCGGCACGCTGCCGACCGGCGCGATCTCGCGCGCCTATGGCCGGCGCGTCGCATTCATCGTCGGCACCTTCTGCGGCACGCTCACCGGCGCGCTCGGCGCCTGGGCGATCCTGCACTCATCGTTCTGGCTGTTCTGCGGCGCCACCTTCCTCGGCGGGCTCTATGGCGCCGTCGCGCAGTCCTATCGCTTTGCCGCCGCCGACGGCGCCAGCGTCGCGTTCCGGCCCAAGGCGGTGTCGTGGGTGATGGCCGGCGGCGTGTTCGCCGGCGTGCTCGGGCCACAGCTCGTGCAATGGACCATGGACATCTGGCCGCCTTATCTGTTCGCGTTCTCGTTCGTGATGCAGGCGCTGGTCGCGCTGGTGGCGATGGCGGTGCTGTCGGGTGTCGACGCGCCGAAGCCCGCGGCGGCGGATCTGCACGGCGGGCGTCCGCTGCGCGAGATCGCCCGGCAACCGCGCTTCATTGCCGCCGCGCTGTGCGGCGTGATCGCCTATCCGATGATGAATCTGGTGATGACCTCGGCGCCGCTCGCCATGAAGATGTGCGGGCTGTCGGTCAGCGATTCCAATTTCGGCATCCAGTGGCACATCGTGGCGATGTACGGCCCGAGCTTCTTCACAGGCTCGCTGATCGCCCGCTTCGGTGCGCCCGTCATTGTCGCGCTCGGGCTGGCGCTGGAGGCGGTCGCCGCGATGATCGGGCTATCCGGCATCACGGCACCGCACTTCTGGGCCACGCTGTTCGTGCTCGGCATCGGCTGGAACTTTGCGTTCGTGGGCGCCTCCGCGCTGGTGCTGGAAACGCACCGGCCGCAGGAACGCAACAAGGTGCAGGCGTTCAACGATTTCCTGGTGTTCGGCATGATGGCGATCGGCTCGTTCTCGTCGGGCCAGCTGCTCGCGCATTACGGCTGGCACGCCGTCAACATGGTGGTGTTTCCGCCGGTGCTGCTCGGGCTTGCCGTGCTGTCGCTGGCGTCATTCGCCAAGCGGCGGGCGAAATTGCGCGCGGTGGAAGAAATCCCGGATCCCAGCATCTGA
- a CDS encoding type II toxin-antitoxin system HicB family antitoxin: MKRRLYPAVLERGPRGAFGAWFPDFPGCVAGGKSQEEAIERAERALAQAVDGWVEQGRALPEPTPIERIVPPKGSDVAAFFMVGVDPPDPSERVNVYLPKSLITRIDKRAAELGMSRSSFFGFASSLALEWPGGYPRGAPIAPRSKVHKTGALRAEKRPGKKPVR; encoded by the coding sequence ATGAAGAGACGGCTTTATCCGGCTGTGCTGGAGCGCGGTCCGCGCGGCGCGTTCGGGGCGTGGTTTCCGGACTTTCCCGGCTGCGTCGCCGGCGGCAAGTCGCAGGAAGAGGCGATCGAGCGGGCCGAGCGGGCCCTGGCGCAGGCGGTGGACGGCTGGGTCGAGCAGGGTCGCGCGCTACCGGAGCCGACGCCGATCGAGCGGATCGTGCCGCCCAAGGGCTCCGACGTCGCCGCCTTCTTCATGGTCGGCGTCGATCCGCCCGATCCGTCCGAGCGGGTGAATGTCTATCTGCCGAAAAGCCTGATCACGCGGATCGACAAGCGCGCCGCCGAGCTCGGCATGAGCCGTTCGAGCTTCTTCGGCTTTGCGAGCTCGCTCGCGCTCGAATGGCCGGGCGGATATCCGCGCGGCGCCCCGATCGCACCGCGCTCCAAGGTGCACAAGACCGGCGCGCTGCGCGCCGAGAAGCGGCCGGGCAAGAAGCCCGTGCGGTAG
- a CDS encoding methyltransferase domain-containing protein — translation MDPQTELGIVRAAYARQILAAANVVDTRVMEAFAAVPREDFVGPGPWLMLRGWRSDYMPTPDADPVYLYTNDLVALLPERRLNNGQPSLHAYLMHQAAPAAGEHVVHIGTGTGYYTALLAHLAGPTGRVTGIEYDPELAARARANLAPYPNVEIIAGDGTRASFDPADVIYVNAGCTRPAAQWLDGLADGGRLILPLTSDEGFKGGAPEQIARSGAVFRVRHEGAQYQATWISPVAIIPCDGGRDEASEKLLAEAFARGGWQKVTRLYRDADIPDERCWLRGDGWCLASD, via the coding sequence ATGGACCCGCAAACCGAACTCGGCATCGTCCGCGCGGCCTATGCCAGGCAGATCCTGGCCGCGGCCAACGTCGTCGATACGCGGGTGATGGAGGCCTTCGCCGCCGTTCCCCGCGAGGACTTCGTCGGCCCGGGACCGTGGTTGATGCTGCGCGGGTGGCGCAGCGACTACATGCCGACGCCGGATGCCGATCCGGTCTATCTCTACACCAACGATCTGGTCGCGTTGCTGCCCGAGCGGCGGCTCAACAACGGCCAGCCGTCGCTGCACGCCTACCTCATGCACCAGGCCGCGCCCGCGGCCGGCGAGCATGTGGTGCATATCGGAACGGGCACCGGCTACTACACGGCGCTCCTCGCGCATCTGGCCGGACCGACCGGCCGCGTCACTGGGATCGAATACGACCCTGAGCTTGCCGCGCGCGCCCGCGCCAATCTCGCCCCCTATCCGAATGTCGAGATCATCGCGGGGGACGGCACGCGCGCATCGTTCGATCCAGCCGACGTGATCTATGTCAACGCCGGCTGCACCCGGCCGGCCGCGCAATGGCTCGACGGGCTTGCCGACGGCGGCCGCCTGATCCTGCCGCTGACGTCGGACGAGGGCTTCAAGGGCGGCGCGCCGGAGCAGATCGCGCGCTCCGGCGCGGTGTTCCGTGTCCGGCACGAGGGAGCACAGTATCAAGCCACCTGGATCTCACCGGTCGCGATCATTCCGTGCGACGGTGGCCGCGACGAGGCGTCTGAAAAGCTGTTGGCCGAAGCCTTCGCGCGCGGTGGTTGGCAGAAGGTGACGCGGCTCTACCGCGACGCCGACATCCCCGATGAGCGCTGCTGGCTGCGCGGCGACGGCTGGTGCCT